The DNA region AAATACCTTCCGCAAAAGGAGATAGCAAAACTATACAACCTATCGCTAAAATCACGCTCCAAATGATTTTTTTTAGTGTGATTTGGCTCAATTCTTTTTTAAGCTCCACAATATAGTTTTCCACCATAGTCAAATGACAAGGCTTACAAATAGGCTTATTATCTATCTTAAAGGCGTTTGTAATGCACTCATTACAAAGCCCTACATTACAATTTTGACAAGCACCAACGGCAACTTTTTCATTATGATTAAAACAATTCATAGTAATCCTTAAAATAAATTTAAGTGATTTTATGAAAAAAAACAAATTGCAAATCAAAATATTGTGAAAATAATAAAAATAAAAGAAGTAAAGGCAAAAAATATTTGCCTTTAAAAGTGTAGCAAATTTACAAAGCCTCTTTCTTTTTGATTTCTTTAAATTTAATCCAAGCAATAAGCTCAACAATGTTTGCGACAATTATACCCAAAATAGGAATAAAAAGTGTAAAAATCGCAACCGCACGACATATAAAAGCGTATAAAAAGAATTTTTCATTTGTAACTGCAGCTAAGTCTCTATAATAAAAATAGCCAAACACCAAACCGCCAAGGCATATCAACGCACCAAGCACAATAAAAGCTATCGTTCCAAAGCTAAACTCACTGCGGCTGTCTAAGCCTATAATAAAACCTCCAGCAATGGAAAATCCCACAATCATTTCTCCCAACAAAACCAACCCCCAAGAAGTCCAAAAATCTAGCCTATAACAGGTATAACACCAAGAAAAATTCCAGCCACATAAATATAAGCTTTTGTTTTAATAGAACTAATGCTATCGCCTCCTTGCATAATATTTCCAATGCTTATGGAATTTTTTTGCGATAACTATAGACTTCGCCTTTGTCCCGTCAATCTCAAAATCCACTTCGGCATTGATAACATCATTCATCGTTTTACTGCCCAAATTTCTTACATCTTGAATTGTAGCGATTCCCATCATTTGCATCAATAAGACCATCAGCGAGTATTTTACCCTGCATTTTGACTCCTTGTAATTTAAAATGAGCCGTATTTTTTTTGTATTTTTGCTGAATTTAAGCCTTAATTTGTTTTAAAATTATAAAATTATGCCTTTTAAATAAATGAAGGATTTTACATAATGTTTGAATGGGTTTTCAGCCCCGATGCGTGGGTAACGCTCATCACCTTAAGCGCACTTGAAATTGTGCTTGGTGTAGATAATATCATTTTTTTAGCGATTTTAGTCAGCAAACTTCCGCTAGAACATAGGGATAAGGGGCGCATTTTAGGACTTGGCTTTGCGATGGTTACGCGAATTTTGCTTTTGCTTTCGCTATTTTGGGTGATGAAGCTTATAACGCCTTTATTTTCTCTTTATGTCGGCGATGTGGGAAATTTAAGCGAGGAAGTCAAAAATGCAGCCCTTTTTAGCTTAAGCTTTTTTGCCTTTTTTAGTGGCGGTATAGCAGACTTTGAGGGGCTTAAATACTGGGGAGAAATTTCTGGTAGGGATTTGGTTTTATTTTTCGGGGGCTTGTTTTTGATTATTAAGTCCATAAAGGAAATTAAAGAAGAAATTTTAAGTGAGCATAGTGATGATGATAAGCCCCATATTAAAATAAGCTCCAAACTCTGGGTAGTCGTAGCCGAAATCGCCATTATAGACATTGTCTTTTCACTTGATAGTGTGATTACAGCGGTAGGGATAGCGGATAATATTGAAATTATGATTATCGCGGTGATTTTGGCAGTTTTAGTGATGCTTTTTGCCTCTAAGCCCATTGCAGATTTTGTGGAGAGGTATCCTAGTATCAAAATTCTAGCCTTAGCCTTTTTGATTATGATAGGTGTGGTTTTAGTGGCGGAGAGTTTAGAGCTTCACTTTGGCAAGGCTTACATTTATGTGGCTATGGTCTTTGCTCTTGGAACAGAAATTCTTAATATCATCGCCGCAAAGAAAAAAAATAAAAGAAAGGAGAAGTAATGGCAAAGGATTCAAACGGCACAGAGCTTAATGCTGGAGATAGCGTGAGTGTGATTAAGGATTTAAAGGTCAAAGGTGCTAGCACAACTCTAAAGCGTGGCACAACGATTAAAAACATCAAACTTACAAATAAAGACAACGAAATCGAAGCTAAGGTTGATAAATTTGGCACTTTAGTGTTAAAGACTGAATTTTTAAAGAAAATTTAGGATTTTTTTTGCGTATTTTACTCATTTTAAGAGGAAATTACCACGCTGGGCAAGATGAATTTATCCTACAAAATGAGCTAAAAGACTATACGCTTGATATTAATGAATTAAGATTTTTAAGTGCTAGAAGTAAAAATACACTCGGTGGCTTAAAAAGTCTTAATTATAAAAATGACAATGAGCTTAATCGCATTTTGCTTTATTTTTTAAAAATAAGAATGCAAAAGGGCGAATTTTGTGTTATTAATGCCTATAATGAGGCTTTAAAATCCTTTAAAGATTTAGCTACGCTGTATCGCTATAAGCTTTTTATTATCGATTTTAGCGATACTCCGCTTCATATTTGTAAGCAAAGAAATGCCCTTGAAGCACAGAAAACAGGCTTTTTAATCCCGACAAAATTACTCGAAAAAACACACGATTTGCTTAAAAAAATTCCCAAAAAATACGCCGTTTTAAAGCCAAATGAGTGGAAAAATTGCCTTTATCAAATGCCAAATTTAAGTGCATATAAAAAAATTCATCATATCGGCGACTTACAGGGCTGTTATAGTGTGCTTAAAAAATACTTAAGGGAATTAAAAGATGATGAATATTACATTTTTTTGGGTGA from Campylobacter upsaliensis includes:
- a CDS encoding metallophosphoesterase — protein: MRILLILRGNYHAGQDEFILQNELKDYTLDINELRFLSARSKNTLGGLKSLNYKNDNELNRILLYFLKIRMQKGEFCVINAYNEALKSFKDLATLYRYKLFIIDFSDTPLHICKQRNALEAQKTGFLIPTKLLEKTHDLLKKIPKKYAVLKPNEWKNCLYQMPNLSAYKKIHHIGDLQGCYSVLKKYLRELKDDEYYIFLGDYIDRGIENGKVLKFLLKICEKENVCLLEGNHERYLIKWANGELVNYKEFSENTLKDFRKEKFTPKDARNFYPHLKECLWYKYGSKKIFCSHGGITLLPKKSENLSFVPSNDFIYGVGDYDDSLKVAEEFLQNHPLSFYQIFGHRNRLKLPIKLNKRVFLCESKVDDGGFLRIVTLDKKGFECVEVKNEIYRKK
- a CDS encoding TerC family protein, translating into MFEWVFSPDAWVTLITLSALEIVLGVDNIIFLAILVSKLPLEHRDKGRILGLGFAMVTRILLLLSLFWVMKLITPLFSLYVGDVGNLSEEVKNAALFSLSFFAFFSGGIADFEGLKYWGEISGRDLVLFFGGLFLIIKSIKEIKEEILSEHSDDDKPHIKISSKLWVVVAEIAIIDIVFSLDSVITAVGIADNIEIMIIAVILAVLVMLFASKPIADFVERYPSIKILALAFLIMIGVVLVAESLELHFGKAYIYVAMVFALGTEILNIIAAKKKNKRKEK
- a CDS encoding alkylphosphonate utilization protein, whose protein sequence is MAKDSNGTELNAGDSVSVIKDLKVKGASTTLKRGTTIKNIKLTNKDNEIEAKVDKFGTLVLKTEFLKKI